taaagaacaaaaaaaaaacgcttgaCTCAATCACTCGAAAACCGCACAAATTTTGTAACGATGCATTTTTATTGGAAAACAACCAATTAAACTCGTCCTAAACGCACTGTTATTTTTAGATTCAAAATTTGTactactgaaaaaaaatattgaaaaatcgttttgttaCACTTTTGAATATTGTTGAAAGTTTTAagatttagaaaatattgtaaaaaattgttaattgatGGATGATAAGTATTGTGTAAACACCCTCTTACCTATAATTTTTGCTTAAAGGgttaacaaaattattgtttttacgcATACTTTTTAAgagacgttattattattgtttcggggtaaatttatactaaacaaattaataaccaaattaatttaattatattgttatctgcTGTATCTGAGACAAGGACAACGCTGaataatgtaaacaaaatatgtatgcgACGTTTTTCGCACCGGCATGTCCTTCCCTCTTTGGCGGTACGAAAATTGTCGGATAATATTGCCTAcggatattttttaataatgtacatttcatattttgcaataatttgtttgtctctttaataaaaaaaattgagaaaaaaaatagtgtgtTCATTTAAATCCCACTATTTGGACCATACGAtgattcttatatattatgtataacgtattacaatttacatttatgggagacggagtggccgagcggactaaggcgtcggttgcgacgcgcaccgacgccggttcaaaacTTCGGctgcgggtggcatttttcttcgggcaaatTACGGTGTAGGAGAGAAGTACTTTGACACCCGGGcgacatggcagatacctacgggtgcccactaaaaaatacatcaaatctgccaaactaacaaacacacgtgtttaaatctacagtaccctcccccacagttaaaaaccacccaatggtcTAAGTTTCCGCgagttaactaataaaaaaaaaaatgtaaatttatagtttagtacctacttacctaccgATATTTACCTACCGTATTTACTACCAATTTTTCGTATACTTACAGGATCCTCCGAACATGATCAAAATTGCAAAAGTATTGAAGATTAAactcagtataatatttattgtttatattataattaaacgatggttaataatacaattattaatgttatattattgttattattattatattattcgtcgtTACAAACCATCATtagtttattgattataataatacatttttcttttctgTTTTCGACTTTGATGATAAATTAGAAACTTTTCTGTATCAAATCcttggtattataattttgtctcGACTACCATATAAACTGCaatcactatttttttattgcaacaGCAGCATCAGCTTATACAAAATactcaacatttaaataaatacctaggtaatcaatgaaaacaaaaattattttttatttccagtCACTATAGTtgcatcatattatttatattaaataatatcatctaggtatttttaataacaacctAATAATAATCACTGCAGATTATTGGTTTTttggaaacataatatttttaatcgtataagtaatatttttatttattacgtattgacaaaataaaaataatataatcgatgATTTAGAGTACTTATATTAATTCGTATTGGCCATGTCATCGTTTGACAAAAACAATTGTTCTcaatgtcaaaataaaaaaacaattaaatttaataactctaAAAAACGGCAACCAACTGCTTCATTCACAGCTAATAATTTTGACTACAATATTCCTTCTACTTCAACTGCTCAATACGACCGACCATCCAGTCCAGAAGACGTCAGTTGTGTTAATATCAGGTaggtaggttataatatttaatgtattcataaaattatactatgatCATTTGATTTTAGAAACatggtttttttgaaaaatttatacaaaaatgttccCGAATTATCAAAACAGTTTCTGGAAGGGGTAGATTGTGCTGTTATCAAAATATTGCAAGAAATCGAAGAAAACCACAaatgttgtgtaaaaaaaaaatcaaacaaacaaacactAAAACGACCacctaaatcataataatattgaaatgtgacttttttcacaaaatacgttaatgaaattttcaaataaattaataaacattcatttttttaagaaaactgaTCATACAAAATGTTTTGGTTATAttcttgaatttaaaaaaagttgatcgccatttcaaaaatattcttatgACCATCTGTAGtataaattttgacaaaattggaaattcacagataaaaaaatcgatttttcattaatttttttgctattttgttgtaagtacttaaaaagtattaatcgtagaaacttgaaacatatttttttggctACAACTCATTTACGCACATTTACCTTTTTTACAACTCATTTGCGCACAATTTACGAACAATAGAAAccttttttaaaagaaatttatccACGTATAGGTTGTACATAATCTGCGTACCTACAAATTTTTGAATTGGTCATTTCTCATGGTGGAAAATTATTACACTCAAACTAAATTTTCCTTCATCTTATAGGCTTAGTACTTTCTGTCTTATCGTATTCTGATGTTATAtgacttatataatttttataattatattatgactacCTAGtgggtttaaaaatattgtttgaactatttattttagaacAGCTTCCTTAGATAGCCATTGTTCACAAATTTGTCAACTTACAAATTACACAAATTACAAttaggtacaattatttatataaaaagtcattaaatttaaaaattgcacaaattacaattacaattatttttcatattaaaacattaatttatttatttgttaatacatatttaatatttattggtaggcGTTTgcgttaaaaattttaaaagatcAATTTTTGGAtttgtagtaaaatattatcatatttttttcatgtaattttgtttttttaatatttctattctaCGCGCGGGtattttctttctttatttttaatcaatttacagttaaaacttttacttatactatattttatatgattatatacacaatgatattttaaaaatatatttaggttaATTGTATGCTATTTCGTATTCATACCACAAaccgtaaaaatatatatatgcgtaaACGTAAATATTAATGTTCCATGATAAGTCGTTATTGACTCAAAAGTTTTTTCCTTTCATTTTAtatgatatgaatattaaatataatataatataatattatttaaatactaaaaatataataaatgcaatatttttggataatttttatgtcagttaaaattaattaaaatttttcactATATGAATTGTGTAATTCATCAAAAGTAGGTATGCTAGTAtgctacgtatatattatatcattgataataaataattataataatagaatattcaaTGGATATCTATTGTTTAATTTCTCATAAGAATTATACCTAGTATCATTCTGAGTTtcaaattcattataattattattgcgaattgatgtaaaattattgaatgacattatttattgtgtgttaatttttatgtattaacctgttttttttttttcattacctatTTTCACGAAATCAACATACtgtattattgtaacataaCATACCAATATACCATGGTGGCATGGTGACTACCTTAGTATCCTAGTCCAAACCTCATTAATAGGGACCGGATCTGAAtgcaaaatacattatttttgactattcccaagaaaattattttcaagtataCAAAATCCATTTCATAAACATCAAAGgatcaaaaacttaaaataaacttctattttgcgttttttttattatttttagattattttgttaatgtttagtgcatattaatacattatacgaatattttaaataaaacttaattggtaattaaaaatattgtgtaaaaaaaatgttgaaaatgttgGAATTGTTCTTATATCGGCGTATTAGCATTCCAGAAAGGCACGTTGCTCGACAAACCGTGACAAACATTATACTGTTTAGTTTGTCAACAGTTTATGGTTtcgataaaatatgtttaacgaTTTCATAGATTTTACTCAAAAGCGAATTACGTTTTAATATctatgaaattgttaatattatactgatgctTAATATAGGTTTTTCGAACGAGCGTAAACCgtctaaatgatttaataatattattatcctgatttattataatacaccttaAAAATCTATCCATAGGCCTTACACGACAACGTCTCCTGTGACATAATTCTCGTACCAGTCAAATCTTTGGGATTTTGTGGCTAGCGACCGCGAGCAGTTGTAATATTGTCCTCGCCACTTATAACAAAGCGTGTGTAATCTAGGTTTGATATAGTCAGATCTAGTCAGATGTAGTCAGATTAATATTCACACACCCAATTATCTTTTaaagtatctagataattattatgttacgatttatctaatgtttagcttagataaaaatgggcttatctagataaatattatagtgcccctacaaaattataaaaccaatgttactaaaattctaatataatataaattatttttaaaattagaagaatataattcttgttattatttccaacgacaatattacgataatacgagaaCCTGCATGCGGGCTTGCACTATACGTCGTTCTCTACTAGCCATAATAAgcgtattaaaatcaattaggtataagtttattttccaattccattttaaaaataaattaaaattaacttcgtaGAACTGTATTTTAAAGGCTCAattcgttgttattataaatattatgtcattatattgatataaatctaatattaggaaaatactaaaaaacaataaaaataagtgtaaaaaatgatatttatctagatatttatatagataaatgtattgttgtataatttatctttatctagataaattacatttatgttatctttatttttatctagataatattttgttaaaattatcttatcttatctagataattttttagttatctattcccaGCACTGGagctatgatattataaatccaTGTCCAGCCGTAACCGCCCAGAGAAACATGTgcagatattattatgtgcctAAATGTTATGTGTAGCTTCAAATAAAGGTGTGACCAttgaataataggtatattataccatcGTGTAGGTTACCTTTTACGCGTCGTTATCAGTGTTGAGAATATATAACGAAGATGTCATATAGATAAGCTACagaaaattgtatatacatttatctagattaGATAAAGATATCCCCAGCAGCGTAAACCCAGGGGTT
The Metopolophium dirhodum isolate CAU chromosome 7, ASM1992520v1, whole genome shotgun sequence DNA segment above includes these coding regions:
- the LOC132948878 gene encoding uncharacterized protein LOC132948878, which translates into the protein MSSFDKNNCSQCQNKKTIKFNNSKKRQPTASFTANNFDYNIPSTSTAQYDRPSSPEDVSCVNIRNMVFLKNLYKNVPELSKQFLEGVDCAVIKILQEIEENHKCCVKKKSNKQTLKRPPKS